In one Pseudomonas sp. MM211 genomic region, the following are encoded:
- a CDS encoding SDR family oxidoreductase has translation MSRVASVMIAGCGDVGGRLAVRLHDAGWQVYGMRRTVSELPAGILPVAGDLHQPGCPEQWPQGELDYLVYSAAATQHDEPGYRQAYVDGLRHVLNWLKSRGQRPKRLLFVSSSGVYAQADGEWIDETSPAEAQSYSGRVMREAEQVAWSAEVPATVVRLTGIYGPGREWLLKQVRMGYRVSVEPPLYGNRIHADDAAGLLAFLLQADSAGKPLDDCYIGVDDEPAPLHEVMGWLRQQLGVEHWSEESTVRRSGSKRCSNARARALGWSPQYPSYREGYAAVLREG, from the coding sequence ATGAGTAGAGTTGCAAGCGTGATGATCGCCGGGTGCGGGGATGTCGGAGGCCGTCTTGCGGTGCGTCTGCATGACGCGGGCTGGCAGGTCTATGGCATGCGCCGAACGGTATCCGAATTGCCCGCAGGCATCCTGCCGGTAGCGGGCGACCTGCACCAGCCTGGCTGCCCCGAGCAATGGCCGCAGGGTGAGCTGGATTATCTGGTGTATAGCGCAGCCGCTACCCAGCACGATGAGCCGGGCTATCGGCAGGCGTACGTCGACGGCCTACGCCATGTGCTGAACTGGCTGAAATCGCGAGGACAGCGCCCGAAGCGTCTGCTCTTCGTTTCCAGCAGTGGCGTATACGCCCAGGCGGATGGCGAGTGGATCGACGAAACCTCGCCGGCAGAGGCGCAGAGCTATTCAGGTCGTGTGATGCGCGAGGCGGAGCAGGTGGCGTGGAGCGCTGAGGTGCCGGCCACGGTGGTGCGTCTTACCGGCATCTACGGCCCCGGTCGCGAGTGGCTGCTCAAGCAAGTGCGCATGGGCTATCGGGTATCCGTGGAGCCGCCGCTCTATGGCAACCGCATTCATGCCGATGACGCCGCGGGGCTGTTGGCCTTTTTGCTGCAGGCGGATTCGGCAGGCAAGCCGCTGGATGATTGCTATATCGGTGTGGATGACGAGCCGGCGCCGCTGCACGAGGTTATGGGCTGGTTGCGTCAGCAATTGGGTGTCGAGCATTGGTCGGAGGAGTCGACCGTGCGGCGTTCCGGCAGCAAGCGCTGCAGCAATGCGCGTGCCCGGGCGTTGGGCTGGTCGCCGCAGTACCCCAGCTATCGCGAGGGTTATGCCGCGGTATTGCGCGAGGGGTAA
- the exbB gene encoding tonB-system energizer ExbB has product MFSLFCRAAFRLRRSPSSHLGPASMNSTAHSAKPTTVAARPQRLGALLALLLSLTLAPTASFADQSAPAPAEPATATQQAPANTDPAATAPQLQAAPLSPEATAQVDALGDKLEALGPQATPEQLNEARQQFFSENNIAPEDAAKLQQALAAEQSADAQAIGEDSAAEAEVIFHDLSPWGMYQGADVVVKTVMIGLVLASILTWTIWIAKTIELVGARRRLRREILELKGARNLAQASDQARAKHSFSEILIEDAREELKLSATSREKEGIKERVSFRLERLVGACGRDMSKGTGVLATIGSTAPFVGLFGTVWGIMNSFIGIAKTQTTNLAVVAPGIAEALLATALGLVAAIPAVIIYNAFSRSISAYKAQVADASAQVLLLVSRDLDMLPSGDRSQQPHMVKAG; this is encoded by the coding sequence ATGTTCAGCCTTTTTTGCCGCGCAGCGTTTCGCCTGCGCAGATCACCGTCATCACACTTAGGTCCGGCAAGCATGAACTCTACCGCCCATAGCGCTAAGCCAACCACTGTCGCCGCTCGGCCGCAACGCCTCGGCGCGCTCCTCGCTCTGCTGCTCAGCCTGACGCTGGCTCCGACCGCGAGCTTCGCCGATCAGTCGGCTCCTGCGCCAGCCGAACCAGCCACTGCTACGCAGCAGGCCCCCGCCAACACCGATCCGGCTGCCACTGCACCACAACTGCAGGCTGCACCGCTGTCGCCGGAAGCCACCGCTCAGGTCGATGCGCTGGGTGACAAACTCGAGGCGCTGGGCCCGCAGGCTACCCCAGAGCAGCTCAACGAAGCACGTCAGCAGTTCTTCAGCGAAAACAATATCGCTCCTGAAGATGCCGCAAAACTGCAGCAGGCCCTCGCCGCCGAGCAGAGCGCGGACGCACAGGCAATAGGCGAAGATTCCGCTGCCGAAGCAGAAGTGATCTTCCACGACCTGTCCCCGTGGGGCATGTACCAGGGCGCCGACGTAGTGGTCAAAACGGTGATGATCGGTCTGGTACTGGCGTCGATCCTGACCTGGACCATCTGGATTGCCAAGACCATCGAACTGGTCGGTGCACGTCGCCGTCTGCGCCGCGAAATCCTCGAGTTGAAAGGTGCTCGCAACCTGGCCCAGGCCAGCGATCAGGCTCGCGCCAAGCACAGCTTCAGCGAAATCCTCATTGAAGACGCCCGCGAAGAACTGAAACTTTCGGCTACCAGCCGCGAGAAGGAAGGTATCAAGGAGCGTGTCAGCTTCCGCCTCGAGCGTCTGGTCGGTGCTTGCGGTCGCGACATGAGCAAAGGTACCGGGGTACTCGCCACCATCGGTTCCACCGCACCCTTCGTCGGCCTGTTCGGCACCGTGTGGGGCATCATGAACAGCTTCATCGGTATCGCCAAAACCCAGACCACCAACCTTGCCGTGGTCGCTCCCGGTATCGCCGAAGCACTGCTGGCGACCGCTCTGGGTCTGGTTGCTGCGATTCCTGCGGTGATCATCTACAACGCCTTCTCGCGCTCGATCAGCGCCTACAAGGCGCAGGTCGCCGACGCATCCGCTCAGGTGCTGCTGCTGGTCAGCCGTGACCTGGACATGCTGCCGAGCGGCGATCGCTCCCAACAGCCTCACATGGTCAAGGCGGGTTAA
- a CDS encoding hydrogen peroxide-inducible genes activator, whose product MTLTELRYIVTLAQEQHFGRAAERCHVSQPTLSVGVKKLEDELGVLIFERSKSAVRLTPVGEGIVTQAQKVLEQAQGIRELAQAGKNQLAAPLKIGAIYTVGPYLFPHLIPQLHRVATQMPLYIEENFTHVLRDKLRTGELDAIIVALPFQEADVLTLPLYDEPFYALLPADHPWTAMKTIDTKLLNDKSLLLLGEGHCFRDQVLEACPTLRKGEEQARHTTVESSSLETIRHMVASGLGVSILPFSAVDSHHYAPGVIEVRPLSPPAPFRTVAIAWRASFPRPKAIEVLADSIRLCSVAKPLPRSV is encoded by the coding sequence ATGACCCTCACTGAACTGCGCTACATCGTGACGCTCGCTCAGGAACAACACTTTGGCCGAGCCGCCGAGCGCTGCCATGTTAGCCAGCCCACCCTGTCGGTCGGCGTAAAGAAACTTGAAGACGAACTCGGCGTGCTGATCTTCGAGCGCAGCAAGAGCGCAGTGCGCCTGACGCCGGTCGGTGAAGGCATAGTCACCCAGGCACAAAAGGTACTGGAGCAGGCTCAAGGCATCCGCGAGCTGGCCCAAGCCGGCAAGAACCAGTTGGCAGCACCGTTGAAAATCGGCGCCATCTATACGGTCGGCCCTTATCTGTTCCCCCATCTGATCCCGCAGCTGCATCGCGTGGCCACCCAGATGCCGTTGTACATTGAAGAAAACTTCACCCACGTGCTGCGTGACAAGCTGCGCACCGGCGAGCTGGACGCGATCATTGTCGCGCTGCCGTTCCAGGAAGCCGACGTGCTGACCCTGCCGCTGTACGACGAGCCCTTCTACGCCCTGCTGCCGGCAGATCACCCGTGGACGGCGATGAAGACCATCGACACCAAACTGCTCAATGACAAGAGCCTGTTGCTGCTCGGCGAGGGCCATTGTTTCCGCGATCAGGTTCTGGAAGCCTGCCCGACCCTGCGCAAGGGCGAGGAACAAGCCCGGCACACCACGGTGGAATCCAGCTCGCTGGAAACCATCCGTCATATGGTTGCCTCGGGCCTCGGCGTTTCCATCCTGCCGTTCTCGGCAGTCGACAGCCACCACTATGCCCCGGGCGTGATCGAAGTACGCCCGCTCAGCCCGCCGGCGCCGTTCCGTACCGTAGCCATCGCCTGGCGCGCCAGCTTCCCTCGGCCGAAGGCCATCGAGGTGCTGGCTGACTCCATTCGCCTGTGCTCGGTCGCCAAACCCCTGCCGCGTAGCGTCTGA
- a CDS encoding FAD-dependent oxidoreductase, producing the protein MSDPVVIVGTGLAGYNLAREFRKLDSETPLLLITADDGRSYSKPMLSTGFAKSKDADGLCMAEPGTMAEQLAAEVWTHTRVTGIDPGHKRLWIGEEAVPYRDLVLAWGAEVLSVPIEGDGDELFTVNDLESYARFRQAAQGKRRVLILGAGLIGCEFANDLSLGGYEVDLVAPCEQLMPALLPVEAAAAVQAGLEALGVRLHLGPVLSRLEHADDGLEARLSDGQVIACDLVISAIGLRPRIDLAAAAGLAINRGVMVDRELRTSHANIYALGDCAEVDGLNLLYVMPLMACARALAKTLSGTPVQVAYGAMPVTVKTPACPLIVSPPPRASQGNWTVEGSGADIRALCHDASGALLGYALTGAAVQEKLALNRQLPPLLP; encoded by the coding sequence CTGCTGCTGATCACCGCCGATGACGGTCGCTCGTACTCCAAGCCGATGCTGTCCACCGGCTTCGCCAAGAGCAAGGATGCCGACGGTCTGTGCATGGCCGAGCCAGGGACGATGGCCGAGCAGTTGGCTGCCGAGGTGTGGACGCACACGCGGGTTACCGGCATCGACCCTGGGCACAAGCGTCTGTGGATCGGCGAAGAGGCGGTACCGTATCGTGACCTGGTGCTTGCCTGGGGTGCCGAGGTACTGAGCGTGCCCATCGAGGGCGACGGCGACGAGTTGTTCACGGTTAACGATCTCGAGAGTTACGCGCGTTTCCGCCAGGCGGCGCAGGGCAAGCGCCGCGTACTGATTCTCGGTGCCGGGCTGATCGGCTGCGAGTTCGCCAACGACCTGTCGCTCGGTGGCTACGAAGTCGATCTGGTTGCGCCCTGCGAACAGTTGATGCCGGCCCTGTTGCCGGTCGAGGCGGCCGCTGCCGTGCAAGCTGGGCTGGAAGCGTTGGGGGTGCGTCTGCATCTGGGGCCGGTGCTCAGCCGGCTGGAGCATGCGGATGACGGGCTAGAGGCGCGTCTGTCCGATGGTCAGGTAATCGCCTGTGATCTGGTTATTTCAGCTATTGGCCTGCGCCCGCGCATCGACCTGGCGGCAGCCGCCGGCCTGGCCATTAACCGCGGCGTCATGGTCGACCGCGAGCTGCGCACCTCGCACGCCAATATCTATGCGCTGGGGGACTGCGCCGAAGTCGATGGCCTCAATCTGCTCTACGTGATGCCGCTCATGGCCTGCGCCCGCGCGCTGGCGAAAACCCTCAGCGGCACGCCAGTGCAAGTGGCGTACGGCGCCATGCCGGTAACTGTGAAGACCCCCGCTTGCCCGTTGATCGTGTCGCCGCCGCCGCGCGCAAGCCAGGGCAACTGGACGGTCGAAGGTAGCGGTGCCGATATCAGGGCGCTTTGTCACGATGCCTCTGGCGCCCTGCTGGGGTATGCGCTGACGGGCGCGGCAGTACAGGAAAAACTGGCGCTCAATCGTCAACTACCGCCCTTGCTGCCCTGA
- a CDS encoding aminoacyl-tRNA deacylase and HDOD domain-containing protein — translation MTEVAIASDTSPQPPLVIRQLLDKLGLNYQVRIEQPSLAAAQRVQTALLDDAVGALLVLFPQSQLLDLNRLAELTGRKLTAVKPERLERMLSKHDLKLLPGIPALTSSPCLYDERLLDVPSLFIQSGEPGVLLELNNETFKSLLAKASAARFGEPLSKVRPNLNRPDDDRNEISHAVQAFTARRIQQRLEETIEIPPLPETAQKIIKLRVDPNATVDDITGVVETDPALAAQVVSWAASPYYAAPGKIRSVEDAIVRVLGFDLVINLALGLALGKTLSLPKDQPQQTTPYWQQAIYTAAVIEGLTRAMPRAQRPEAGLTYLAGLLHNFGNLVLAHVFPPHFSLICRHLEVNQHLPHSYIEQHLLGISREQIGSWLMRYWDMPEELAVALRFQHDATYSGNHATYPNLVYLAVSLLRNRGIGTGPEREVPQSLLDNLGITRDKAEEALNKVLAAEVALRDLASQFGSPN, via the coding sequence ATGACTGAAGTAGCCATCGCCTCCGACACCTCGCCCCAACCGCCGTTGGTGATTCGCCAACTGCTGGATAAGCTCGGGCTGAATTATCAAGTGCGCATCGAGCAGCCCAGCCTGGCTGCCGCTCAGCGAGTGCAAACCGCGCTACTCGACGACGCGGTGGGGGCTCTGCTGGTGCTGTTTCCGCAAAGTCAGTTGCTTGACCTCAACCGCCTGGCAGAACTGACCGGACGAAAGCTGACGGCGGTCAAACCCGAACGCCTGGAGCGCATGCTCAGCAAGCATGATCTGAAGCTGTTGCCTGGCATCCCGGCGCTAACCAGTTCGCCTTGCCTGTACGATGAACGGTTGCTCGATGTGCCGAGCCTGTTCATCCAGTCCGGTGAGCCCGGTGTGTTACTGGAGTTGAATAACGAGACCTTCAAAAGCTTATTGGCCAAGGCTAGCGCCGCGCGTTTCGGCGAGCCTCTGAGTAAGGTCAGGCCCAACCTCAATCGCCCAGACGACGATCGAAACGAGATCAGCCACGCGGTGCAGGCCTTTACCGCGCGGCGTATCCAGCAACGCCTGGAAGAAACCATTGAAATTCCACCGCTGCCGGAAACCGCACAGAAAATCATCAAACTGCGGGTCGACCCCAATGCCACGGTGGACGACATCACTGGGGTGGTCGAAACCGATCCAGCGCTCGCTGCACAAGTAGTGAGTTGGGCGGCATCGCCCTACTACGCCGCTCCCGGCAAGATCCGCTCGGTGGAAGACGCCATCGTCCGCGTACTGGGCTTCGATCTGGTGATCAACCTGGCCCTGGGCCTGGCATTGGGCAAGACTCTCAGCCTACCCAAGGATCAGCCGCAGCAGACTACGCCCTACTGGCAGCAGGCGATTTACACCGCCGCCGTGATCGAAGGACTGACTCGCGCCATGCCGCGTGCGCAGCGCCCGGAAGCGGGGCTGACCTACCTGGCTGGCTTGCTGCACAACTTCGGCAACCTGGTGCTGGCTCACGTGTTCCCGCCGCACTTCTCGCTGATCTGCCGCCACCTGGAGGTCAACCAGCACCTGCCGCACAGCTATATCGAGCAGCACCTGCTCGGTATCAGCCGCGAGCAGATCGGCTCCTGGCTGATGCGCTACTGGGACATGCCCGAGGAACTGGCGGTGGCGCTGCGCTTCCAGCACGACGCGACCTACAGTGGTAACCACGCCACTTACCCGAACCTGGTGTACCTGGCCGTCAGCCTGCTGCGCAACCGCGGCATTGGTACCGGCCCCGAGCGCGAAGTTCCGCAGAGCCTGCTCGACAACCTGGGAATCACGCGGGACAAAGCCGAAGAAGCGCTGAACAAGGTGCTGGCTGCAGAAGTAGCCCTACGCGATTTGGCTTCGCAGTTCGGCTCGCCTAACTGA
- the exbD gene encoding TonB system transport protein ExbD → MGLHLNENGGDDLQENHEINVTPFIDVMLVLLIIFMVAAPLATVDVKIDLPASSAKPAPRPDKPIYLSIKDDKKLFIDNDEVQPAMLGAALDKLTQNDKDKTIFVRGDKGVEYGDLMEVMDTLRGTGYLKIGLVGLETVGAQ, encoded by the coding sequence ATGGGTCTTCATCTCAACGAAAACGGCGGCGACGATCTCCAGGAAAACCACGAGATCAACGTAACGCCCTTCATCGACGTGATGCTGGTGCTGCTGATCATCTTCATGGTCGCCGCACCGCTGGCCACCGTCGACGTGAAGATCGACCTGCCCGCGTCCAGCGCCAAGCCGGCGCCCCGCCCGGACAAGCCGATCTACCTGAGCATCAAGGACGACAAGAAGCTGTTCATCGATAACGACGAAGTACAGCCGGCCATGCTCGGCGCGGCGCTGGACAAGCTGACGCAGAATGACAAGGACAAGACCATCTTCGTACGCGGCGACAAGGGCGTCGAATATGGCGACCTGATGGAAGTCATGGACACCCTGCGTGGCACCGGCTATCTGAAGATCGGCCTGGTAGGCCTGGAGACGGTCGGCGCGCAATGA
- a CDS encoding RidA family protein, translated as MSKTVINSDKAPAAIGTYSQAIKAGNTVYLSGQIPLDPKTMELVEGFEAQTVQVFENLKSVIEAAGGSFKDVVKLNIFLTDLSHFATVNEVMGRYFQQPYPARAAIGVAALPKGAQVEMDGILVID; from the coding sequence ATGAGCAAAACCGTCATCAACAGCGACAAAGCCCCGGCCGCTATCGGCACTTATTCCCAAGCCATCAAGGCCGGCAATACCGTTTACCTGTCCGGACAGATCCCCCTGGATCCCAAGACGATGGAGCTGGTGGAAGGCTTCGAAGCGCAGACCGTACAGGTGTTCGAGAACCTCAAGTCGGTCATCGAGGCTGCTGGCGGCTCGTTCAAGGACGTGGTCAAGCTGAACATCTTCCTCACCGACCTCTCCCACTTCGCCACCGTCAACGAAGTCATGGGCCGTTACTTCCAGCAGCCCTATCCTGCCCGCGCCGCCATTGGCGTGGCCGCCCTGCCAAAGGGCGCGCAGGTTGAGATGGATGGCATCCTGGTCATCGACTGA
- a CDS encoding helicase: MKFRFLLWMLGRLMAKASRDNPAFRQQLEGRDLVFQLHTLDGRIARHFIVNEQRVSSKRGTANEPAFAIGFKDASYGFATLTAKNKQLAFMQGIQNKDIQIQGNTALVMWFQGLNKYLRPKRKTDKKAA; this comes from the coding sequence ATGAAATTTCGTTTTCTTCTGTGGATGTTGGGCCGTCTTATGGCCAAGGCAAGCCGTGATAACCCAGCGTTTCGCCAGCAGCTGGAAGGGCGTGACCTGGTGTTTCAACTGCACACGCTGGACGGCAGGATTGCCCGTCACTTCATCGTCAACGAGCAACGCGTCAGCAGCAAGCGTGGCACGGCCAACGAGCCAGCCTTCGCCATCGGTTTCAAAGATGCGTCCTACGGTTTCGCCACCCTGACGGCGAAAAACAAGCAACTGGCTTTTATGCAGGGTATCCAGAACAAGGACATTCAGATCCAGGGCAATACGGCTTTGGTGATGTGGTTCCAGGGCCTGAACAAGTACCTGCGCCCCAAACGCAAGACCGACAAGAAAGCAGCCTGA
- a CDS encoding HU family DNA-binding protein yields the protein MRKPELAAAIAEKADLTKDQANRVLNAVLEEITGALNRKDSVTLVGFGTFVQRHRGARTGKNPQTGQPVTIKASNTVAFKPGKALKDSVN from the coding sequence ATGCGCAAACCGGAACTCGCCGCTGCTATCGCGGAAAAGGCTGATCTGACCAAGGATCAGGCTAATCGTGTACTCAACGCCGTCCTTGAAGAAATCACCGGTGCACTGAACCGCAAGGACAGTGTGACGTTGGTCGGCTTCGGCACCTTCGTGCAGCGCCACCGTGGCGCTCGTACCGGGAAGAACCCGCAGACTGGGCAGCCCGTCACCATCAAGGCCAGCAACACCGTCGCCTTCAAACCAGGCAAAGCCCTCAAGGACTCGGTCAACTGA
- the recG gene encoding ATP-dependent DNA helicase RecG, whose amino-acid sequence MSELSTVSVTDLKGVGAALAEKLAKVGLETLQDILFHLPLRYQDRTRIVPIGALRPGQDAVVEGTVSGADVVMGKRRSLLVRLNDGSGTLSLRFYHFSNAQKEGLKRGTQVRCYGEIRPGSSGLEIYHPEYRALSGDEPPAVEQTLTPIYPTTEGLTQQRLRQLSEQALARLGPHSLPDWLPRELANDYQLAALDQAIRYLHRPPPDADLEELAEGRHWAQHRLAFEELLTHQLSMQRLRESARAQHAPALPVARKLPKQFLDNLGFKPTGAQQRVGAEIAYDLSQSEPMLRLVQGDVGAGKTVVAAFAALQAIEAGYQVALMAPTEILAEQHYLNFTRWLQPLGLETAWLAGKLKGKARVAALEQIAAGAPMVVGTHALFQEEVRFRNLALAIIDEQHRFGVQQRLALRQKGVGGRLSPHQLIMTATPIPRTLAMSAYADLDTSILDELPPGRTPVNTVLVADSRRFEVVERVRSACNEGRQAYWVCTLIEESEELTCQAAETTYEDLSAALVGQQVGLIHGRMKPAEKAAVMDQFKQGQLQLLVATTVIEVGVDVPNASLMIIENPERLGLAQLHQLRGRVGRGSAASHCVLLYHPPLSQIGRERLGIMRETSDGFIIAEKDLELRGPGEMLGTRQTGLLQFKVADLMRDADLLPAVRDAAQELLEHWPQHVSPLLERWLRHGQQYGQV is encoded by the coding sequence ATGAGCGAGCTGTCGACGGTTTCCGTTACCGACCTCAAAGGTGTCGGCGCGGCCCTGGCGGAGAAACTCGCCAAGGTCGGCCTGGAAACCCTGCAGGACATCCTTTTCCATCTGCCCCTGCGCTATCAGGATCGCACCCGGATCGTTCCCATCGGCGCCTTGCGACCCGGCCAGGACGCGGTGGTCGAGGGCACCGTTTCCGGCGCAGATGTAGTGATGGGCAAGCGCCGCAGCCTGCTGGTGCGTCTGAATGATGGCAGCGGCACACTCAGCCTGCGCTTCTACCATTTCAGCAATGCGCAGAAAGAAGGCCTCAAGCGTGGCACCCAGGTGCGCTGCTACGGTGAAATCCGCCCTGGTTCGTCTGGCCTGGAAATCTACCACCCCGAATACCGCGCCCTGTCCGGCGATGAACCACCGGCCGTTGAACAAACCCTGACGCCGATCTACCCGACCACCGAAGGGCTTACCCAACAGCGCCTGCGTCAGCTCAGCGAACAGGCCCTGGCTCGCCTCGGCCCGCACAGCCTGCCGGACTGGTTACCCCGCGAATTGGCCAACGATTACCAGCTAGCGGCGCTGGATCAGGCGATTCGCTACCTGCACCGGCCACCACCGGATGCCGACCTCGAGGAACTCGCCGAAGGTCGCCACTGGGCTCAGCATCGGCTGGCCTTCGAAGAGCTGCTCACCCATCAGCTATCGATGCAGCGCTTGCGAGAAAGCGCGCGCGCTCAGCACGCGCCTGCGCTGCCTGTCGCACGAAAGCTGCCGAAGCAGTTTCTCGATAACCTTGGCTTCAAGCCCACCGGCGCGCAGCAGCGGGTCGGCGCGGAAATAGCCTATGACCTGAGCCAAAGCGAGCCGATGCTGCGCCTGGTGCAGGGCGATGTTGGCGCTGGCAAGACCGTGGTCGCGGCCTTCGCCGCGCTGCAGGCAATCGAAGCCGGTTACCAGGTCGCGCTGATGGCGCCCACAGAGATCCTTGCCGAACAGCATTACCTGAACTTCACCCGCTGGCTGCAGCCACTAGGTCTGGAAACCGCATGGCTGGCCGGAAAGTTGAAGGGCAAGGCGCGCGTCGCCGCCCTGGAGCAGATCGCGGCCGGCGCGCCCATGGTGGTCGGAACCCACGCGCTGTTTCAGGAAGAGGTGCGCTTTCGCAATCTGGCCCTGGCGATCATCGACGAACAGCATCGCTTCGGCGTGCAACAGCGTCTGGCGCTGCGCCAGAAAGGCGTGGGCGGCCGGCTCAGCCCACACCAGTTGATCATGACCGCGACGCCGATTCCACGCACGCTGGCGATGAGCGCTTATGCGGATCTGGATACCTCGATCCTCGACGAGCTGCCTCCCGGCCGTACTCCAGTGAACACCGTATTGGTCGCCGACAGTCGCCGCTTCGAAGTGGTCGAGCGGGTACGTTCGGCCTGCAACGAAGGGCGTCAGGCCTACTGGGTCTGCACGCTGATCGAGGAATCCGAAGAGCTGACCTGCCAGGCAGCGGAGACGACTTATGAGGATCTGTCTGCCGCCCTCGTTGGCCAGCAGGTCGGGCTGATCCACGGGCGCATGAAGCCTGCCGAAAAAGCCGCAGTGATGGATCAGTTCAAACAGGGTCAACTACAGTTGCTGGTAGCCACCACGGTGATCGAGGTGGGGGTCGATGTACCCAATGCCAGCCTGATGATCATCGAGAACCCCGAGCGCCTCGGCCTGGCGCAACTGCATCAATTACGAGGCCGGGTCGGCCGTGGCAGCGCTGCCAGCCATTGCGTGCTGCTCTACCACCCGCCGCTCTCACAGATCGGTCGTGAGCGGCTAGGCATCATGCGCGAAACCTCTGATGGCTTCATCATCGCGGAAAAGGATCTCGAGCTGCGCGGCCCTGGAGAAATGCTCGGCACTCGACAAACCGGACTGCTGCAGTTCAAGGTAGCGGATCTGATGCGTGATGCCGACCTGCTGCCGGCGGTTCGCGATGCGGCTCAGGAACTGCTTGAGCACTGGCCTCAACATGTCAGCCCGCTGCTGGAGCGCTGGCTGCGTCATGGTCAACAATATGGGCAAGTTTGA
- a CDS encoding energy transducer TonB has protein sequence MKKSSRTFSWFASLVIVVGLHIGLFLWAMYWQPQATPIELPPAAMIVELEPLPPAAPKPAPPPPPEVVPEEPEPQPKLVEAPKPTLAVTPPKPKPKPKPKPPKPKPPEPKPPEPQDEPPEDAPPAPPAPAEAKPAAPQQAPVSSPSKAEVTWQSQLLTHLAKYKRYPEDARRRGLEGVNRLRFVVDANGMVLSYTLVGKSSSASLDRATLQMIRRAQPLPKPPPEMLKDGSVEIVAPFIYSLERGRGR, from the coding sequence ATGAAGAAATCCAGCCGCACGTTCTCCTGGTTCGCTAGCCTGGTCATCGTGGTTGGGCTGCACATCGGTCTGTTCCTCTGGGCCATGTACTGGCAGCCCCAAGCGACGCCCATCGAGCTGCCACCCGCAGCCATGATCGTCGAACTGGAACCACTGCCCCCAGCCGCGCCCAAGCCTGCTCCGCCGCCGCCACCGGAAGTCGTTCCGGAGGAGCCCGAGCCTCAGCCGAAACTGGTCGAAGCGCCCAAGCCGACGCTGGCAGTAACGCCGCCGAAACCCAAGCCGAAGCCAAAACCCAAGCCGCCGAAGCCCAAGCCGCCCGAGCCGAAGCCGCCAGAGCCTCAGGACGAGCCGCCAGAAGACGCCCCACCCGCGCCTCCTGCACCGGCTGAAGCCAAACCGGCAGCGCCACAACAGGCACCGGTCAGCTCGCCGAGCAAGGCTGAAGTCACCTGGCAAAGTCAGCTGCTGACCCACCTGGCCAAGTACAAGCGTTACCCGGAAGACGCGCGCCGCCGCGGCCTCGAGGGCGTCAATCGCTTGCGCTTCGTGGTCGACGCCAATGGCATGGTGTTGTCGTACACGCTGGTCGGCAAATCCAGTAGCGCATCCCTGGACAGGGCCACGCTGCAGATGATCCGTCGCGCACAACCGCTACCCAAACCGCCACCTGAAATGCTCAAGGATGGCAGTGTGGAAATCGTCGCGCCCTTCATCTACTCGCTGGAGCGCGGCCGCGGTCGCTGA